The following are from one region of the Salirhabdus salicampi genome:
- a CDS encoding GbsR/MarR family transcriptional regulator — protein MDNKERLENIHSRIVEQIASNMKAYGVPSTVGRLMGAIYYNRKPMSLDEMTEELGMSKTRMSQAVRELTELNLAEKVYEKGVRKDIYTVEQDYYQTFISLFSSNWRKAINSNQAFRQKIAVELKEIIEDDNSDDEIKEKAEQYLKENEEIFQFYDWLGRLVEFFESHEVFEHVPKNVKK, from the coding sequence ATGGATAATAAAGAACGACTTGAAAATATTCACTCACGTATTGTTGAACAAATCGCATCAAACATGAAGGCTTATGGTGTCCCCTCCACTGTTGGACGTTTAATGGGGGCAATCTATTACAACCGAAAACCTATGAGTTTAGATGAAATGACAGAAGAGCTAGGGATGAGTAAAACTCGTATGAGTCAAGCAGTACGGGAACTTACGGAGCTTAATCTAGCTGAAAAAGTCTATGAAAAGGGAGTAAGGAAAGACATTTACACGGTTGAACAAGATTACTATCAAACCTTCATTAGTCTTTTTAGTTCTAACTGGCGTAAAGCGATTAATTCTAACCAAGCCTTTCGTCAAAAAATTGCGGTTGAGTTAAAAGAGATTATTGAAGATGATAATAGTGATGATGAAATAAAAGAAAAAGCTGAGCAGTATTTGAAGGAGAATGAGGAAATCTTCCAATTTTACGATTGGTTAGGTCGTTTAGTAGAATTTTTTGAATCCCACGAGGTTTTTGAGCACGTACCGAAAAATGTAAAAAAATAA